One Ranitomeya variabilis isolate aRanVar5 chromosome 5, aRanVar5.hap1, whole genome shotgun sequence DNA window includes the following coding sequences:
- the LOC143773649 gene encoding uncharacterized protein LOC143773649: MKEKHPSRKFIPLSNFISQKEQPLPSNIWQNQELPPNSIWQQQQPPPYSNWQQQQPPPNSISQQQQPPQISICSSSNQRLIPTCSNNNHCPIPSRSNNNHRLFPSGSNNNHCVIPSGSNNNHCLIPSGSSNNYYLITSGSNNNHHLIPSVSNNNHYLISSGSNNNHRLLPSGSNSNYCIIPSGSNNNYYLISSGSNNNNHLFPCVSNNNHHLMPSGSNLKRLSNCKIHICFIQFIALL, from the exons ATGAAAGAGAAGCATCCATCAAG GAAATTTATACCGCTGTCTAATTTCATCTCACAGAAAGAACAACCACTGCCCAGTAACATCTGGCAGAATCAAGAGCTGCCACCTAATTCAATCTGGCAGCAGCAACAACCACCGCCTTATTCCAACTGGCAGCAACAACAACCACCGCCCAATTCCATCTCGCAGCAACAACAGCCACCGCAAATttccatctgcagcagcagcaaccaGCGCCTTATTCCAACTTGCAGCAACAACAACCACTGCCCAATTCCATCTCGCAGCAACAACAACCACCGCCTATTTCCATCTGGCAGCAACAACAACCACTGTGTAATTCCATCTGGCAGCAACAACAACCACTGCCTAATTCCATCTGGCAGCAGCAACAACTACTACCTAATTACATCTGGCAGCAACAACAACCACCACCTAATTCCATCTGTCAGCAACAACAACCACTACCTAATTTCATCTGGCAGCAACAACAACCACCGCCTATTGCCATCTGGCAGCAACAGCAACTACTGCATAATTCCATCTGGCAGCAACAACAACTACTACCTAATTTCATctggcagcaacaacaacaacCACCTATTTCCATGTGTCAGCAACAACAACCACCACTTAATGCCATCTGGTAgcaacttaaagaggttgtccaactgCAAAATCCACATTTGTTTTATTCAGTTTATTGCTTTACTGTAA